In Paracoccus jeotgali, the following are encoded in one genomic region:
- a CDS encoding DUF6477 family protein has product MSFVTRHNVFALPQRPLPLRRPACLIRAARAGQAGWQRDRDLPRLLGRETLPTGPAALSLLRGMEQAADDARREGRADYDIRRHVLLAIALLAEMRLAEGGAMAVQDGAQLLAFSGRGTARPAPRA; this is encoded by the coding sequence ATGAGCTTCGTCACCCGCCACAACGTCTTCGCCCTGCCGCAACGCCCGCTGCCGCTGCGCCGCCCTGCCTGCCTGATTCGCGCCGCCCGGGCCGGTCAGGCGGGCTGGCAGCGCGACCGCGACCTGCCGCGCCTGCTGGGCCGCGAGACGCTACCCACCGGCCCAGCCGCCCTGAGCCTGCTGCGCGGGATGGAACAGGCGGCCGACGACGCCCGGCGCGAGGGCAGGGCGGATTACGACATCCGCCGCCACGTCCTGCTGGCGATCGCCCTGCTGGCCGAGATGCGGCTGGCCGAGGGTGGGGCCATGGCGGTGCAGGACGGCGCGCAACTGCTGGCCTTCAGCGGCCGCGGAACAGCCCGCCCAGCACCCCGCGCATGA
- a CDS encoding TRAP transporter large permease, whose amino-acid sequence MIELIAHNLAPIMFVSMVLFLLLGYPIAFALAANGLLFYVIGVELTPYAAGQINLNWNLLLALPERLWGIMKNDLFLAIPFFTFMGIILEKSGMAEDLLDTIGQLFGPVRGGLSYAVVLVGALLAATTGVVAASVIAMGLISLPIMLRYGYDPRISTGAIAASGTLAQIMPPSLVLIVLADQLGRSVGDMYRGALYPALILTGVYLAYIALIAVIRPAAMPALPPEARRLGTGYRSLLVLLVLAVAAFLLTRMQLQAMGVSSPAVWATVLAVVGLMAIATIDRMLGLGLLSRLARTVIIVLIPPLGLVFLVLGTIFLGIATPTEGGAMGAVGALILAGIKGRLSYEVVNGALISTTRLAAFVMFILIGATVFSLTFYAINGQVWVKDLLVSLPGGQLGFLIVVSLLVFVLGFFLDFFEIAFVIVPLLVPAAVVLQVDMIWFGVLLAMVLQTSFLTPPVGFALFYLRSVAARRDYTDSVTGQQIRAIRTAEIYRGGVQFIVLQVIMIGVIIVFPQLVRVHTGPKIDVSDMRIEIPMGGSGESGGFGSLGGFGTPFGSTQEPAAGGLGGPPVFSDQPSEAAPDAAADPAPPAGLNPLGGPPPGLSGPAN is encoded by the coding sequence ATGATCGAACTGATCGCGCATAACCTCGCCCCGATCATGTTCGTGTCGATGGTGCTGTTCCTGCTGCTGGGTTATCCCATCGCCTTTGCGCTGGCCGCGAACGGGCTGCTGTTCTACGTCATCGGGGTCGAGCTGACGCCCTATGCCGCAGGGCAGATCAACCTGAACTGGAACCTGCTGCTGGCCCTGCCGGAACGGCTGTGGGGGATCATGAAGAACGATCTGTTCCTCGCCATTCCCTTCTTCACCTTCATGGGCATCATCCTGGAAAAATCCGGCATGGCCGAGGATCTGCTGGACACCATCGGCCAGCTGTTCGGCCCGGTGCGGGGCGGGCTGTCCTATGCCGTGGTGTTGGTCGGCGCGCTGCTGGCCGCGACGACCGGCGTGGTCGCGGCCTCTGTCATTGCGATGGGGCTGATCTCGCTGCCGATCATGCTGCGTTACGGCTATGATCCGCGCATCTCGACCGGGGCCATCGCGGCCTCGGGGACGCTGGCGCAGATCATGCCGCCCAGCCTCGTGCTGATCGTGCTGGCCGACCAGCTGGGCCGTTCGGTCGGCGACATGTATCGCGGCGCGCTGTATCCGGCGCTGATCCTGACCGGGGTCTATCTGGCCTATATCGCGCTGATCGCGGTGATCCGCCCGGCCGCCATGCCCGCCCTGCCGCCCGAGGCGCGGCGTCTGGGCACCGGCTACAGGTCGCTGCTGGTGCTGCTGGTGCTGGCGGTGGCGGCGTTCCTGCTGACCCGGATGCAGCTGCAGGCGATGGGTGTCTCATCGCCCGCGGTCTGGGCCACGGTGCTGGCGGTGGTGGGGCTGATGGCGATTGCCACGATTGACCGGATGCTGGGTCTGGGGCTGCTGTCGCGGCTGGCGCGGACGGTGATCATCGTGCTGATCCCGCCGCTGGGGCTGGTGTTTCTGGTGCTGGGCACGATCTTCCTGGGCATCGCCACGCCCACCGAAGGCGGCGCCATGGGCGCGGTCGGCGCGCTGATCCTGGCGGGCATCAAGGGGCGGCTCAGCTATGAGGTGGTCAACGGGGCGCTGATCTCGACCACGCGGCTTGCGGCCTTCGTCATGTTCATCCTGATCGGCGCCACGGTGTTTTCGCTGACCTTCTATGCGATCAACGGGCAGGTCTGGGTCAAGGATCTGCTGGTCTCGCTGCCGGGCGGGCAGTTGGGCTTTCTGATCGTCGTGTCGCTGCTGGTCTTCGTCCTGGGCTTCTTCCTCGATTTCTTCGAGATTGCCTTCGTCATCGTGCCGCTGCTGGTGCCGGCGGCGGTGGTCCTGCAGGTCGACATGATCTGGTTCGGGGTGCTGCTGGCGATGGTGCTGCAGACCTCGTTCCTGACCCCGCCGGTGGGGTTTGCGCTGTTCTATCTGCGCTCGGTCGCGGCGCGGCGGGACTATACCGACAGCGTGACCGGCCAGCAGATCCGCGCCATCCGCACGGCCGAGATCTATCGCGGCGGCGTGCAGTTCATCGTGCTGCAGGTCATCATGATCGGCGTCATCATCGTCTTTCCGCAGCTTGTGCGCGTCCACACCGGGCCCAAGATCGACGTCAGCGACATGCGGATCGAGATCCCGATGGGCGGCAGCGGCGAATCCGGGGGGTTCGGCTCGCTTGGCGGGTTCGGCACCCCCTTTGGCAGCACGCAGGAACCCGCCGCCGGGGGGCTGGGCGGGCCGCCGGTCTTTAGCGATCAGCCGTCCGAGGCAGCGCCCGACGCTGCGGCTGACCCCGCGCCGCCTGCGGGCCTGAACCCGCTCGGTGGGCCGCCGCCGGGGCTGTCGGGGCCGGCGAACTGA
- a CDS encoding DUF6456 domain-containing protein — translation MADAVRAARGGDRAPRATTGTANADGIAGDAQLYLRHVEGGESIRAIARDAGCHASTILRRIRRFENRRDDPLVDTALRNLAADGTAPRGTRSPDQSRRVLRRLAEPGAELVVAPGLAKAIVSRDEIRTAILDRDLAERMALDRWVEPVSQSARISRYRLSAAGRAELRRLSHGGPPRPADFADARPVGQEQPEQPGMAEAAAGFDHADQHRVWGERSLPDTEDGKPRRMRVNLAESPLQLLARRRDAQGNAFLPPDLVAAGEQLREDFELAQMGPRVAQNWDRFMTAGIDEGGRRDRMGGGSDRARARVSEALRELGPGMGDLVLQVCCFLEGLEMTERRLGWAARSGKVVLKLALERLARHYLQRYGAGGPLIG, via the coding sequence ATGGCTGACGCTGTCCGGGCTGCACGCGGTGGGGACCGTGCGCCCAGGGCCACCACCGGAACAGCCAATGCGGACGGAATTGCAGGCGATGCGCAGCTGTATCTGCGCCATGTCGAGGGGGGCGAATCGATCCGGGCCATCGCCCGCGACGCCGGCTGTCATGCCTCGACCATCCTGCGCCGCATCCGGCGGTTCGAGAACCGCCGCGACGATCCGCTGGTCGACACCGCCTTGCGCAATCTGGCCGCCGACGGCACCGCCCCGCGCGGCACCCGCAGCCCGGACCAGAGCCGCCGCGTGCTGCGCCGGCTGGCCGAACCGGGGGCAGAGCTGGTCGTGGCCCCCGGTCTGGCCAAGGCGATCGTCAGCCGTGACGAGATCCGCACCGCCATCCTCGACCGCGACCTGGCCGAGCGGATGGCGCTGGACCGTTGGGTCGAGCCGGTCAGCCAAAGCGCGCGGATCAGCCGCTATCGCCTGTCGGCCGCGGGCCGTGCCGAGTTGCGGCGCCTGTCCCATGGCGGCCCGCCCCGCCCCGCCGATTTCGCCGATGCCCGCCCGGTCGGTCAGGAACAGCCGGAACAGCCCGGCATGGCCGAGGCGGCCGCAGGTTTCGATCACGCCGATCAGCACCGCGTCTGGGGCGAGCGCAGCCTGCCCGATACCGAGGACGGCAAGCCGCGCCGGATGCGGGTCAATCTGGCCGAAAGCCCCCTGCAATTGCTGGCCCGGCGGCGCGACGCGCAGGGCAATGCCTTCCTGCCCCCCGACCTTGTCGCCGCCGGCGAGCAGCTGCGCGAGGATTTCGAGCTTGCCCAGATGGGGCCGCGTGTGGCGCAGAACTGGGACCGCTTCATGACCGCCGGCATCGACGAGGGCGGGCGGCGCGACCGGATGGGCGGCGGCTCGGACCGGGCGCGGGCGCGGGTCTCGGAGGCGCTGCGAGAGCTGGGACCGGGCATGGGCGATCTTGTTTTGCAGGTCTGCTGCTTTCTGGAAGGGCTGGAAATGACCGAGCGTCGGCTGGGCTGGGCCGCGCGCTCGGGCAAGGTGGTGCTCAAGCTGGCACTGGAACGGCTGGCGCGGCACTATCTGCAGCGCTACGGCGCGGGCGGGCCGCTGATCGGCTGA
- a CDS encoding peptide ABC transporter substrate-binding protein: MKHFLTTSALALMLSLPAVAAQVPEGTKLADSQEYTWWLLDAIKSLDPAKNTDVEGSDVLRQLFEGLYNEDETGAMVPGVATEHSVSDDGLVYTFKLRDDAKWSNGDPVVAGDFVYAWQRVANPETASEYAWFIELMNIANSKEIVAGEAAPDTLGVKAIDDQTLEVTLHTPTPYFVKMLAHATTFPVPQKVIEAEGDNWTQPGKLVGNGAYTLAGHNLGVDLTVEKNDQYWDAENTVITKGKAVTVNDVNVGLTRYQAGELDRVDIPAGQYPRLEQEYPDQAISIPYACSYAYIYNVSDKGPEALKDVRVRKALSLAIDRDIIVEQVLQGGQRPAWTWTHWAIEGFQPPATPEADKDQAARLEEAKALLAEAGYGPDKPLNISIQYNTSEDHKKIAVAVQQFWKQLGVNVTLNNVEWKVHTDRLQNQDFEVARYAWCGDYNEASTFLDWFRTDGYNSGKWSNAEFDKLMADSKTAEDTTPLYQRAEEILADEKPAAFVYHYANVDMIKPDVKGIPMENVMGTWYLKDIYRTAE; encoded by the coding sequence ATGAAGCATTTCCTGACCACATCGGCGCTGGCGCTGATGCTTTCGCTGCCGGCCGTGGCGGCGCAGGTGCCCGAAGGCACCAAGCTGGCCGATTCGCAGGAATACACCTGGTGGCTGCTGGACGCGATCAAGTCGCTGGACCCGGCCAAAAACACCGACGTCGAAGGCTCGGACGTGCTGCGCCAACTGTTCGAGGGGCTGTATAACGAGGACGAGACCGGCGCGATGGTGCCCGGCGTCGCGACCGAGCACAGCGTCTCGGATGACGGACTGGTCTATACCTTCAAGCTGCGCGACGACGCGAAATGGTCGAATGGCGATCCGGTCGTGGCGGGCGATTTCGTCTATGCCTGGCAGCGCGTCGCCAACCCCGAAACCGCGTCGGAATATGCGTGGTTCATCGAGCTGATGAACATCGCCAACTCCAAGGAGATCGTCGCCGGCGAGGCTGCGCCCGACACGCTGGGCGTCAAGGCCATCGACGATCAGACGCTGGAGGTGACGCTGCACACGCCCACCCCCTATTTCGTCAAGATGCTGGCCCATGCCACCACCTTCCCGGTCCCGCAAAAGGTGATCGAGGCCGAAGGCGACAACTGGACCCAGCCCGGCAAGCTGGTCGGCAACGGCGCCTATACGCTGGCCGGTCACAATCTGGGCGTCGATCTGACGGTCGAGAAGAACGACCAGTATTGGGATGCCGAAAACACCGTCATCACCAAGGGCAAGGCCGTCACCGTCAACGACGTCAATGTCGGCCTGACCCGCTATCAGGCGGGCGAGCTGGACCGCGTGGACATTCCCGCCGGCCAATATCCGCGGCTGGAACAGGAATATCCCGATCAGGCGATCTCGATCCCCTATGCCTGCTCTTACGCCTATATCTACAACGTCTCGGACAAGGGCCCGGAGGCGCTGAAGGATGTGCGCGTGCGCAAGGCGCTGTCGCTCGCCATCGACCGCGACATCATCGTGGAACAGGTGCTGCAGGGCGGCCAGCGTCCGGCCTGGACCTGGACCCATTGGGCGATCGAGGGCTTCCAGCCCCCCGCCACCCCCGAGGCCGACAAGGATCAGGCTGCGCGTCTGGAAGAGGCCAAGGCCCTGCTGGCCGAGGCAGGTTACGGCCCCGACAAGCCGCTGAACATCTCGATCCAGTACAACACCTCGGAAGATCACAAGAAGATCGCCGTCGCGGTGCAGCAGTTCTGGAAGCAGCTTGGCGTGAACGTGACGCTGAACAATGTCGAGTGGAAGGTCCACACCGACCGCCTGCAGAACCAGGATTTCGAGGTCGCGCGCTATGCGTGGTGCGGCGACTATAACGAGGCCTCGACCTTCCTCGACTGGTTCCGCACCGATGGCTATAACAGCGGCAAGTGGTCGAACGCAGAATTCGACAAGCTGATGGCCGATTCCAAGACCGCCGAGGATACGACGCCGCTCTATCAGCGCGCCGAAGAGATCCTGGCCGACGAAAAGCCCGCGGCTTTCGTCTATCACTATGCCAATGTCGACATGATCAAGCCCGACGTGAAGGGCATTCCCATGGAAAACGTCATGGGCACCTGGTATCTGAAGGACATCTATCGCACCGCCGAATAG
- a CDS encoding oligopeptide/dipeptide ABC transporter ATP-binding protein has protein sequence MTVADPGAAAPLLDVQDLRVTFPIRREGDMPWTRPRLLHAVGGVDFTLQPGETLGIVGESGSGKSTLARALIGLAPSTGRAIWQDGTNLIGLSPRKMLSYRSDIQMVFQDPLASLNPRMTVGQIIAEPLRTHHPGLSRDEVRDRVKQMMERVGLLPNQINRYPHEFSGGQCQRIGIARALIVGPKLVICDEPVSALDVSIQAQVINLLADLQRDLGLALIFIAHDLSVVKHISDRVLVMYLGRVMEIARAASLYDAPQHPYTQALLSAVPVPDPALERSKTVIPLAGDLPSPMNPPSGCVFRTRCPRAQQTCADVVPPLLGSPDHLTACHFPGPLTREEIALAIAREAQPDLMDAPA, from the coding sequence ATGACCGTGGCTGACCCCGGCGCCGCCGCGCCGCTGCTGGACGTGCAGGATCTGCGCGTCACCTTCCCGATCCGGCGCGAGGGCGACATGCCCTGGACCCGGCCGCGCCTGCTGCATGCGGTGGGCGGCGTCGATTTCACCCTGCAACCGGGCGAGACGCTGGGGATCGTGGGCGAATCCGGCTCGGGCAAATCGACGCTGGCGCGGGCGCTGATCGGGCTGGCGCCTTCGACCGGCCGCGCGATCTGGCAGGACGGGACCAACCTGATCGGCCTGTCGCCGCGCAAGATGCTGTCCTATCGCAGCGACATCCAGATGGTGTTTCAGGACCCGCTGGCCAGCCTGAACCCGCGCATGACGGTGGGACAGATCATCGCCGAGCCGCTGCGCACCCATCATCCGGGCCTGTCGCGCGACGAGGTGCGCGACCGCGTCAAGCAGATGATGGAGCGTGTGGGCCTGCTGCCGAACCAGATCAACCGCTATCCGCACGAGTTCTCGGGCGGGCAATGTCAGCGCATCGGCATCGCGCGGGCGCTGATCGTCGGGCCGAAGCTGGTGATCTGCGACGAGCCGGTCTCGGCGCTGGATGTGTCGATTCAGGCGCAGGTCATCAACCTGCTGGCCGATCTGCAGCGCGATCTGGGTCTGGCGCTGATCTTCATCGCCCATGATCTGTCGGTGGTGAAACACATCAGCGACCGCGTGCTGGTCATGTATCTGGGCCGGGTGATGGAAATTGCGCGTGCCGCCTCGCTTTATGATGCGCCGCAGCATCCCTATACGCAGGCGCTGCTGTCGGCCGTGCCGGTGCCGGACCCGGCGCTGGAACGCAGCAAGACCGTCATTCCGCTGGCGGGCGATCTGCCCTCGCCCATGAACCCGCCCTCGGGCTGCGTGTTCCGCACCCGCTGCCCGCGCGCGCAGCAGACATGCGCCGACGTCGTGCCGCCCTTGCTGGGGTCGCCCGACCATCTGACCGCCTGCCATTTCCCCGGCCCGCTGACGCGTGAAGAGATCGCGCTGGCCATCGCCCGCGAGGCCCAGCCCGATCTGATGGACGCGCCCGCCTGA
- a CDS encoding oligopeptide/dipeptide ABC transporter ATP-binding protein, translating into MPILEIDDLSVAFDTNDGTVHAVNGVSLSLDRRETLGIVGESGSGKSQLAFSIMGLLARNGKATGSIRFDGTEILNAPLRVLNRIRAQHIAMVFQDPMTSLNPYMRVADQMAEVLMLHHGLSKSSAVAESVRMLDAVRIPDAKGRARLYPHEFSGGMRQRVMIAMALLCKPDVLIADEPTTALDVTVQAQIMQLLRDLRDEFGMAMILITHDLGVVAGSCERVMVMYGGRVMERAPTDPLFADPAHPYTQGLLWAIPRVDQKGDQLSAIPGSPPNMTRPPAGCPFAPRCDYVRPICETVMPPLEAFDPGRSRACHAPLAEVRAGPVIRDRTKMEAAAEDDETAIPAPDFTQGVVIGPASAGPPQEVSDDRG; encoded by the coding sequence ATGCCGATACTGGAAATCGACGACCTCTCGGTCGCCTTCGACACCAATGACGGCACCGTGCATGCGGTGAACGGCGTCAGCCTGTCGCTGGACCGTCGCGAGACGCTTGGGATCGTGGGGGAATCGGGGTCGGGCAAGTCGCAGCTGGCGTTTTCGATCATGGGGCTGCTGGCGCGGAACGGCAAAGCCACCGGCAGCATCCGCTTTGACGGGACCGAGATCCTGAACGCGCCGCTGCGGGTGCTGAACCGGATCCGCGCGCAGCACATCGCGATGGTGTTTCAGGACCCGATGACCTCGCTGAACCCCTATATGCGCGTGGCCGACCAGATGGCCGAGGTGCTGATGCTGCATCACGGGCTGTCCAAATCCTCGGCCGTGGCGGAATCGGTGCGGATGCTGGACGCGGTCCGCATTCCCGACGCCAAGGGTCGGGCGCGGCTGTACCCGCACGAATTCTCGGGCGGGATGCGGCAGCGGGTGATGATCGCGATGGCGCTGCTGTGCAAGCCCGACGTGCTGATCGCGGACGAGCCGACCACGGCGCTGGACGTGACGGTGCAGGCGCAGATCATGCAGCTTCTGCGCGATCTGCGCGACGAATTCGGCATGGCGATGATCCTGATCACCCATGATCTGGGCGTCGTCGCCGGATCATGCGAGCGGGTGATGGTCATGTATGGCGGCCGGGTGATGGAACGTGCGCCGACCGATCCGCTGTTCGCCGACCCCGCGCATCCCTATACGCAAGGGCTGCTCTGGGCGATTCCACGCGTCGATCAGAAGGGCGACCAGCTGTCGGCCATTCCCGGCAGCCCGCCCAACATGACGCGCCCGCCCGCCGGATGCCCCTTTGCCCCGCGCTGCGACTATGTCCGCCCCATCTGCGAGACGGTCATGCCGCCGCTGGAAGCCTTCGACCCCGGCCGCAGCCGCGCCTGCCACGCGCCGCTGGCCGAGGTCCGCGCCGGCCCCGTCATCCGCGACCGCACCAAGATGGAGGCCGCCGCCGAAGATGACGAGACCGCCATCCCCGCCCCCGATTTCACCCAAGGCGTCGTCATAGGCCCCGCCTCTGCCGGCCCCCCGCAAGAGGTGTCCGATGACCGTGGCTGA
- a CDS encoding ABC transporter permease subunit, protein MAARMAEAEVKGRSPWADARKRFVRNRAALLALIVLILIALFAAFGDYFAAWDNDTIDFAVMGSAASKGMPSIASGHYFGTDDLGRDLFARVVQGTQISLMVGLVGASIAVVVGTLYGATSAYIGGRTDQVMMRLVDILMSIPYMFVLILLLVMFGRSISMLFLGIGLISWLEMSRIVRGQTLTLKNREFIEAARATGVPSWKIILRHIVPNLLGVVAVYATLLVPLMILTESFISFLGLGVQEPLTSWGALISEGARTMRYGTPWQLAFPLGFFVVTLFAFFFVGDGLRDALDPKDR, encoded by the coding sequence ATGGCCGCGCGCATGGCCGAGGCCGAGGTCAAGGGCCGCAGCCCCTGGGCCGATGCCCGCAAGCGCTTCGTGCGCAACCGCGCCGCCCTGCTGGCGCTGATCGTGCTGATCCTGATCGCGCTGTTCGCCGCCTTCGGCGATTACTTCGCCGCCTGGGACAACGACACCATCGACTTTGCGGTGATGGGATCGGCCGCCAGCAAGGGGATGCCCTCGATCGCGTCGGGGCATTATTTCGGCACCGACGATCTGGGCCGCGACCTGTTCGCGCGGGTGGTGCAGGGCACGCAGATCTCGCTGATGGTGGGGCTGGTGGGTGCCAGCATCGCGGTGGTGGTGGGCACGCTGTACGGCGCGACCTCGGCCTATATCGGCGGGCGCACCGATCAGGTGATGATGCGGCTGGTCGATATCCTGATGTCGATTCCCTACATGTTCGTGCTGATCCTGCTGCTGGTGATGTTCGGGCGCTCGATCTCGATGCTGTTTCTGGGTATCGGGCTGATTTCGTGGCTCGAGATGTCGCGCATCGTGCGCGGTCAGACCCTGACCCTGAAGAACCGCGAATTCATCGAGGCCGCCCGCGCCACCGGCGTCCCCAGTTGGAAGATCATCCTGCGCCACATCGTCCCCAACCTGCTGGGCGTGGTCGCGGTCTATGCCACGCTGCTGGTGCCGCTGATGATCCTGACCGAAAGCTTCATCAGCTTTCTGGGCCTTGGCGTGCAGGAACCGCTGACCTCGTGGGGGGCGCTGATTTCCGAAGGCGCGCGGACCATGCGCTATGGCACGCCCTGGCAACTGGCCTTCCCGCTCGGCTTCTTTGTCGTGACGCTGTTCGCCTTCTTCTTTGTCGGCGACGGCCTGCGCGACGCCCTCGACCCGAAGGACCGCTGA
- a CDS encoding TRAP transporter small permease subunit, protein MGGLLALSRGIDRTSKFIGRSVAWLILVAVLVSAGNAIIRKVFNASSNMWLELQWYLYGAAFLGAAAYTLCEKEHIRIDILYGQWSRRAQLRIDLLGHLLLLMPFVTLMNWMLWPWILRSLHSGEYSTNSGGLILWPGKMMLGVGFSLLAFQGISEIIKTLAVMRGDLPDDGYQSSEERVSAEAANRIEAASSETTE, encoded by the coding sequence ATGGGTGGCCTTCTGGCGCTGTCGCGCGGCATCGACCGCACAAGCAAATTCATCGGCAGGTCGGTGGCCTGGCTGATCCTTGTCGCGGTGCTGGTCAGCGCCGGCAATGCGATCATCCGCAAGGTGTTCAACGCCTCGTCCAACATGTGGCTGGAACTGCAGTGGTATCTGTATGGCGCGGCGTTTCTGGGCGCCGCCGCCTATACGCTGTGCGAGAAAGAGCATATCCGCATCGACATCCTCTACGGCCAATGGTCGCGGCGCGCGCAGCTGCGCATCGACCTGCTGGGGCATCTGCTGCTGCTGATGCCCTTTGTCACGCTGATGAACTGGATGCTGTGGCCCTGGATCCTGCGCAGCCTGCATAGCGGCGAGTATTCGACCAATTCCGGCGGGCTGATCCTGTGGCCGGGCAAGATGATGCTGGGCGTTGGCTTTTCGCTGCTGGCCTTCCAGGGGATATCCGAGATCATCAAGACGCTGGCCGTCATGCGCGGCGATCTGCCCGATGACGGCTATCAAAGCAGCGAGGAACGCGTCTCGGCCGAGGCCGCGAACCGGATCGAGGCCGCCTCGTCGGAGACCACGGAATGA
- the lipA gene encoding lipoyl synthase, translating into MSDQPPSLRAAANRTRHPEKAHRPDQAQPKKPDWIRVKAPTSQGYKDTRDILRENKLATVCEEAGCPNVGECWSQGHATMMIMGEICTRGCSFCNIITGKPEQLDPFEPGRVAHAVAKLGLKHVVITSVDRDDLADGGAAHFAQVIRAIRHRSPDSTIEVLTPDFLKCGPEALEMVVEARPDVFNHNLETVPGLYPSVRPGARYFHSLRLLQRVKELDPTMFTKSGIMVGLGEDRQGVMQVMDDMRAADVDFMTIGQYLQPTPKHHRVDRFVTPEEFKGYEKSAYGKGFLMVSATPLTRSSYHAGDDFARLRDARLTKLGLA; encoded by the coding sequence ATGTCAGACCAGCCCCCTTCCCTGCGCGCCGCGGCGAATCGCACGCGCCACCCTGAAAAGGCGCATCGCCCCGACCAGGCGCAGCCCAAGAAACCGGACTGGATCCGGGTCAAGGCGCCGACCTCGCAGGGCTACAAGGACACCCGCGACATCCTGCGCGAGAACAAGCTGGCGACGGTCTGCGAAGAGGCCGGTTGCCCCAATGTCGGCGAGTGCTGGAGCCAGGGCCACGCCACCATGATGATCATGGGCGAGATCTGCACCCGCGGCTGTTCCTTCTGCAACATCATCACCGGCAAGCCCGAGCAGCTCGACCCGTTCGAGCCGGGCAGGGTCGCGCATGCCGTGGCCAAGCTGGGGCTGAAGCATGTCGTCATCACCTCGGTCGACCGCGACGATCTGGCCGATGGCGGCGCGGCGCATTTCGCGCAGGTGATCCGCGCGATCCGCCACCGCTCGCCCGACTCCACCATCGAGGTGCTGACCCCGGACTTTCTGAAATGCGGCCCGGAAGCCCTTGAAATGGTGGTCGAAGCGCGTCCCGACGTGTTCAACCACAACCTCGAGACGGTGCCGGGGCTTTACCCCTCGGTCCGGCCAGGCGCGCGCTATTTCCACAGCCTGCGGCTGCTACAGCGCGTCAAGGAGCTGGACCCGACCATGTTCACCAAATCCGGCATCATGGTCGGTCTGGGCGAGGATCGGCAGGGCGTGATGCAGGTCATGGACGACATGCGCGCGGCGGATGTCGATTTCATGACCATCGGGCAATATCTGCAGCCGACGCCCAAGCACCACCGCGTCGACCGCTTTGTCACCCCGGAAGAGTTCAAGGGCTATGAGAAATCGGCCTATGGCAAGGGGTTCCTGATGGTGTCCGCCACGCCGCTGACCCGGTCCAGCTATCACGCCGGTGACGATTTCGCGCGGCTGCGCGATGCCCGCCTGACCAAGCTGGGGCTCGCATAA
- the oppB gene encoding oligopeptide ABC transporter permease OppB: MFGYILRRLAVAIPTLLVLIVFSFLLMQMAPGGPFTQERALPPQVLANIEAKYGLDQPMLVQLWTYLRNVVFSFDFGPSFQYPDRTVNQVIAQGFPITLTYGLVSFAVAVLVGVSLGVTAAIRHNTWLDYLAVGVSIGAQVLPNFVMAPLLVIIFTLWLGWLPGGGWSFNDPSFWIMPVIALATSYMASIARITRASMLEVLGSNHIRTARAKGLPERKVILRHALKPAILPVISYLGPAFVSMITGSVVVDMYFSTGGIGKSFVDSALNRDYAVMMGVTILIGALTILFNLLVDILYAWIDPKIRY, from the coding sequence ATGTTCGGTTACATCCTCAGACGTTTGGCAGTGGCGATCCCGACCCTGCTGGTGCTGATCGTCTTTTCCTTCCTGTTGATGCAGATGGCCCCTGGTGGGCCGTTCACGCAGGAACGCGCCCTGCCCCCGCAGGTCTTGGCGAATATCGAGGCGAAATACGGTCTGGATCAGCCCATGCTGGTGCAGCTCTGGACCTATCTGCGCAATGTCGTCTTTTCCTTCGATTTCGGCCCCAGCTTTCAATATCCCGACCGGACGGTGAATCAGGTCATCGCGCAGGGCTTTCCGATCACGCTGACCTATGGGCTGGTGTCCTTTGCGGTGGCGGTGCTGGTCGGCGTCAGCCTGGGCGTGACGGCGGCGATCCGGCACAACACCTGGCTGGATTATCTGGCCGTCGGCGTGTCCATCGGGGCGCAGGTGCTGCCGAACTTCGTCATGGCGCCGCTGCTGGTCATCATCTTCACGCTGTGGCTCGGCTGGCTGCCCGGCGGCGGGTGGAGCTTCAACGACCCGTCCTTCTGGATCATGCCGGTGATCGCGCTGGCGACATCCTACATGGCCTCGATCGCGCGGATCACGCGGGCCTCGATGCTCGAGGTGCTGGGCTCGAACCATATCCGCACCGCCCGCGCCAAGGGCCTGCCGGAACGTAAGGTGATCCTGCGCCACGCGCTGAAGCCGGCGATCCTGCCGGTGATTTCCTATCTGGGTCCGGCTTTCGTGTCGATGATCACCGGGTCGGTCGTGGTCGACATGTATTTTTCGACCGGGGGGATCGGCAAAAGCTTTGTCGATTCGGCGCTGAACCGCGACTATGCGGTGATGATGGGCGTCACCATCCTGATCGGGGCGCTGACCATCCTTTTCAACCTGCTGGTCGATATCCTCTACGCCTGGATCGACCCCAAGATCAGGTATTGA